A window from Neobacillus sp. PS3-40 encodes these proteins:
- a CDS encoding sugar-binding transcriptional regulator: METEKLNKVIEAAKLYYLLDYTQNEIAQILGVSRPTVSRFLQLAKSEGIVEINIKDPNENVESLATRLEQKFNLKKVIIASIPQFEDHIIKNYLGEKTAIYLQEVVKDDDIIGVTWGTTLYHVAIELQQKFVKDVKVVQLKGGVSHSETNTYASEILYLFGKAYNTTPHHLPLPAIVDHIVVKQAMEADRHIGKVLDLGKQANIAIFTIGHVKSDSLLFQLGYFTESDLESLNGKAVGDICSRFFDRNGKVCNESLNNRTLGINLEDLKKKEYSILVAGGPNKIEGIYGALIGQFANVLVTDQFTAQFLLDKKE; the protein is encoded by the coding sequence GTGGAAACAGAAAAATTGAATAAAGTTATTGAAGCAGCTAAATTGTATTATTTACTGGATTACACTCAAAACGAAATTGCCCAGATCCTAGGTGTATCGCGCCCCACTGTTTCCCGTTTTTTACAGTTAGCCAAAAGTGAAGGTATTGTTGAAATCAATATTAAGGATCCTAATGAAAACGTTGAAAGTCTTGCAACCAGGCTAGAGCAAAAATTCAATTTAAAAAAAGTAATTATTGCTTCTATTCCTCAATTTGAAGATCATATTATCAAAAATTACTTAGGTGAAAAAACAGCCATATATCTTCAAGAAGTTGTCAAAGATGATGATATAATCGGCGTAACCTGGGGAACAACCCTTTATCATGTTGCAATTGAATTGCAACAAAAATTTGTAAAAGATGTTAAAGTGGTTCAGCTTAAAGGTGGAGTAAGTCATTCAGAAACAAATACGTATGCATCGGAAATATTATATTTATTCGGCAAAGCCTATAATACAACGCCACACCATTTGCCACTGCCAGCCATTGTCGACCATATTGTAGTTAAACAAGCAATGGAAGCCGATCGCCATATTGGAAAAGTTTTGGATTTAGGAAAACAGGCTAATATTGCAATTTTTACGATTGGCCATGTTAAATCTGATTCACTTTTATTTCAGTTAGGTTATTTTACTGAAAGTGATCTGGAATCCCTAAATGGAAAAGCTGTTGGGGATATTTGTTCCCGTTTTTTTGATAGGAATGGTAAGGTATGTAATGAAAGTTTAAATAATAGAACACTTGGAATTAATTTGGAAGATTTAAAGAAAAAAGAGTATTCAATATTAGTTGCTGGTGGACCAAATAAGATTGAAGGTATTTATGGTGCCTTAATTGGCCAGTTTGCGAACGTATTAGTCACGGATCAATTTACGGCACAATTTTTACTTGATAAAAAAGAGTAA
- the deoC gene encoding deoxyribose-phosphate aldolase — protein sequence MTQNIAKMIDHTLLKADAKKEEIIKIVEEAKQYKFASVCINPTWVKTAAELLSDTPEVKVCTVIGFPLGAATSETKAFETRNAIENGATEVDMVINISALQDKQDIVVVDDIRAVVEAAKGKALTKVIIETCLLSDEEKVRACELAVKAGADYVKTSTGFSTGGATVSDIRLMRKTVGPDVGVKASGGVRSREDALAMIEAGATRIGASSGIAIVNREVSNSNY from the coding sequence ATGACTCAAAATATTGCAAAAATGATTGATCATACACTTTTGAAGGCTGATGCAAAAAAGGAAGAAATTATAAAAATCGTTGAAGAAGCAAAACAATATAAATTTGCATCTGTTTGTATTAATCCAACATGGGTCAAAACTGCTGCAGAATTACTTTCAGATACTCCTGAAGTAAAGGTTTGTACCGTTATTGGCTTTCCATTAGGAGCAGCAACCTCTGAAACAAAAGCATTTGAAACAAGAAATGCTATTGAAAATGGTGCTACTGAGGTTGATATGGTTATTAATATTAGCGCACTACAAGATAAACAGGATATTGTGGTTGTAGATGATATTCGAGCAGTAGTAGAGGCAGCAAAGGGAAAGGCGTTGACAAAAGTCATCATTGAAACATGTTTACTATCTGATGAAGAAAAGGTACGGGCATGTGAACTTGCTGTAAAAGCTGGAGCGGATTATGTTAAAACCTCTACAGGTTTTTCAACTGGGGGAGCGACTGTTTCCGATATTCGTTTAATGCGCAAAACTGTCGGTCCAGATGTAGGCGTTAAGGCATCAGGTGGAGTTCGAAGCCGTGAGGATGCACTAGCTATGATTGAAGCTGGAGCAACTAGGATTGGTGCAAGTTCAGGTATCGCAATTGTTAATAGAGAAGTATCGAATAGTAATTATTAA
- a CDS encoding DUF1427 family protein — MKEVILALLAGLLVGILFKFLKLPLPAPPVFSAVVGVFGVYFGGIIVEWIGKLIHH; from the coding sequence ATGAAAGAGGTAATTTTAGCGTTATTAGCTGGATTGTTGGTTGGTATTTTATTTAAATTCTTAAAGCTACCATTGCCAGCACCGCCTGTTTTTTCGGCAGTCGTTGGGGTTTTCGGTGTTTATTTTGGTGGGATTATTGTAGAATGGATTGGTAAATTGATCCATCATTAA